AGACATCGAGATAATCTAACACCCAGAAAGATTAATTGAGACTGCATtttttattacgttttaatACGTTCCTCTgagaatgaaaatattttttgataATTTGTCGTCCTAAAAAATATTGCAAATTGATCTTCATTAAAGCAAAAAACAATTGATGAGACTTATTTAGAGGATAAAAGGTGTGGTGGAAGAGACAGCAACTGTAATTCATCGTCAATTTTTAAATGACAAAGCTCCTTCGTCGTTGCAGGCTTCCAATCAACGTTAACGAACTCATCTTTAATTGAGGTAGGATCCCTATATTAaacatatacgatatataaattctaaaattcaaattcatgctttttaaaattatgttGAAAATTTACCCAGTTTTGGCAAAATTAGTCCACATCCTAGTCATTCGTTCTAACGTAATCCTATCTTTCGTACCAACCCTTGGTGGATCAGGATTGTCAGTTTTACATCTgggtaaatataataaatacgcGATGTCGTCTACATGAGACGCTCCTAGAGTATAAAAGTAAATAGTGTGTTTGATAGTTGTGTATATAATCTGATAATTATGcggtaataaatttaaaaactgCAGTTACCAGAACACAGTCGTGTTACTAGGAGATCCGTCGGTGCTTTCTCATTGCCAATGTACGAAAATACACAGAAATAACTAGGGGCGGTTGTTCTTTTTACTCGATCCTCTAATAGCATCATCGCGGGAATGCCGAAATTAATAAGAGTAAGCAATTCTGAATATTCGCTTATGCTTTCTTCGCTAATCGGTTTCCCACCGAAATACTGATTTTTCACCAGCTCGAACAATTTTTCCATTTCTGCATCCTCTATCGTCTTCAATGATCTCAAAGTTTTCAGATGGTTATACAGATTCCgattaaaagaatttattgACTTTTCGCTTTTatctgaaaaatacaaaaatcgTATAGTATCGATGCATGAACAGGAAACGATACTTTTCTTTCTCCGAGTTTTAACTGAACCCACCTTTCAAGAACATAATATATTCCTGAGCGGTGTAACTAATTATCACAGGCACATCTGCTTCGTTTGCAATTAATTGTTTGATCGGTTTTGGTAAAACAGGATTCTCCGCCACTTCGTCATAATCGAGTCCAAAAGCAAGGGTACTAGTCTCCTCTTTCTACAAGACGAAATAAGAAATTCTGTTTATTTCAATCTCcgatatttcattataattataaagtaTGTTAAAAGAAAACTTGTTGCCTCCGGAGATAACAGAGAGGCTTGAGCCTTCACGATGTCCTCAGCGGGCACCGTTCGTAAAAATTCGACAACTTCGACAGGATCATTAGAATCTTTTCCAAGAAGTGAAGCGAGTTTAAAACCGCGTTTAGGCCGATTTTCAGCACCTCGGCTTGCCCAAGGGCATGTCAACGTTCCACTGTGCAAAATCGCCTTGTGGAACAGTCCTGAAATCAGTATCGTAATAACGGGATTAACACAAGTCTTTTGGAAACTCCAATATATCTCGGCAAATCACAAAGATATGATTAGATTTTATCAAGGACGTAATTAAAATACGTTTTACCTTTCGCGCGAGGCGATACGAGTAAGGAATGTACTAGAGCACCTCCAGCACTAGCTCCAAAAATCGTAACATTATTGGAATCTCCGCCAAAGTTGGCAATATTTTCTTTGACCCACTCTAGAGCTGCGATTAAATCTTTTAAGCCTAGATTTCCTGGGGCGACTCGGTGACCCAAATTTAAAAATccttgaaatttaaaaaaactgGATAATTCTACAGCTTTTCTGTTTATTCATAAAGTAAAAATTTTCTTTCTAAATTGTATGCACAATCTCTCTTTTGATATTTTGCGAATATATGCATATATGATGTCGACAGAAGTAGACATGGTTTTACCGTAAAACTGAACCAAAACTAACCGAATGCGCCAAGCCTGTAATTAGCTGAGACAACTACGACATCTTTGGCGAGTAAATAATCAGGCCTCGATTCATAGAAACTCGAATTTCCTAGTATGAATGCACCTCCATGTATCCAGAACATAACTGGTTTCGATTGATTGAGGGAATTCGTATAAACATTCAAGTAAAGACAATCCTCGTTGCCAATAACATCGAAAGGCGGGACTTCTTGCAATTGTGGACAAATGTATTTTTTGGCTTTGGATGTATCCTTGATACCAGTCCATGATGCAGGTGGTTGAGGATCCTATTTTCACAAAAAAATTAAGATTTCTTTATAATAGGTGAATATAACCTATGTAACGCATCGCATTGAGTGCATTACTCCTATTAATCGTCTTTCATTAATGGGTAATAGGAAGTTATTTCGAATTGTATAAATTAAGATAATTGGAACTCTACAATTTTACAATCTCACGGTTGGTATGATATTTAACATGTCGTGATAAAGTAAAGGCATGATAAAGACAATTGTCGGAAATGTACCTTAAATCTGAGACTTCCGATAGGAGGAGCAGCAAATGGTATTCCTTTGAAGCCGATATATGATAATCCTAGGGCACTTTTCAGTACCGCGCCTTCCAATTTACCTTGTTTTACCAGCACTATCGGTTTACTCATTGTTAACCAAAGTCTTGCCAACTTGAAACTGACAATCCTTTCTACATTCAGAATCCGAGTATTTAGAGCGACTCGTGTTTGTACTCTTATCATATCAAATAGTATTATCAGACAATTCATTAAGTCTTTAATCTTAAGTCTTTTAAGTATTGTCAGACAATTCATTAAAGACTTAATGAATTGTTATCAAACTTCAACAACAAATTGTTATGAAACTTCTGTTATCAAAAGTTGCAGCTTAAAATATATCTGAACGGTGCTTATTATGATATTGATTACAAATTGACTAAAATATTATCCACAAACAGCGATACTTATCAAAATTATTGTATATTCAAATTTTTTGCCAATGTTTCAGCACTTAGCGTACCAACTAAATTGGTTTTGTCCGCGGGCATAAAACATGATATATATGCGAATATAACTTTCTCTCTCCATCATACCGACGAAAAAAACTTATTATTGAGTTTAGTTATTTCCTTCAACAAATAaatcatatttgaaatataagaaaatatattgtaaataaCTTTAGTCACTATTTATGTATTGCAGAGTTTTATTTATCTTCATTTTAAGATACAATATGTCAGAGATTATAAGATGTAACTTGTGATATTGATGCAACATATGCTGGCCATATTCAGAGTGAGGTGACAGAAAAAGTAATAGCCACATCaagtattaattataattaacattCCGTGCAGCAGAATGTATCAACAGAATTAACGATAATATAAAATCGATcatattatacatgtataaaaAGACGAGTTGATATCTATTTAGAAAAAGTGAATATAATTATAGACAATAGGAATacatgaaaattgtataaataacAGACAACAATAAACTTGCTCActatatatgaacaaatattgTGGAAGATTTTTGTAGGCACATTATTTCTTTAAATACgattgtataaaaaatatagtttagttattttaataaaggCAGATCAGTTAAGGCTgcattttctaatgtaattagTAAGTGCAATTTGTTACGTTTAATTAGGTTTCTTTGGGAATGAACATGGTTTTTAATTAACgatataagaaaaattatatcaaaAGTTATCTAGTAAATAGTaaaaagttatttaaaaaatcgGTGCATATATTCCTTATTCTGACATTTTCAGATCTTTTGTAAATTTTGCTACGAATTTTTCGAAGGGCCATGTTGCCACTTCACAGATTCTGATGCCCTTAATCCTATTGTCAAGGTCaccattttaaataaatttttcgtatgCATACAACGGGTGGTCggttttaattttctaattatatgCTAAAGTATATTGTATAAACCGCATGAAGGTTATTCTGTCGATGTGCAACCTCCTTATGAACATTAATTGCACTGTTTTAGTATCTTCATGGTGACACAAATAACGataaaactaataaaaattCCAATCACTGAATTCCATATGTGAAGGAGTATTTAACTACTGGCATTTCGGATGGATAATATCAATAATGGCGCGACTAGATCAGCATAATTGTAATTTGGACACACACGCGCATGTACaaacaataattataatatctaatcttcaattttgtataaaatatagaagCAAAGTACATATATGATGTCAAACATACTTTTGTGTGTAACTCGTAAAGTGAAACCGACCaccctatatatgtatatatgagaAAAGATTGTTTAGAATGGTGATCTGACAATATACTTCAAGAGCATAGATACCGGCGAGGATACAACTATTCGGGAACTTTACCTTTCGAAGAATTCAGTATATTTCatcaaatataaattaatgtgcattttttatcatttaattataGTACTAATTTTGCCCAAAAAATTTCTAGCTTAAGTCAGTTAATAAAGATtatcttttatcaaccaactTCGATTATCTCTATTAAAATCTATCGACAAGAAAACAATAACGAATAACTCATACAAATGACACTTCGTTTAGCGAGTGTCCATTTCTGAAACTATTTACCAGTTTATcaaaaatattcgaacatttTTCTGCTAAATTGTGTTCATTGCGAAAAGCatcgaaaaataataataaaaataataatagatttACTGGTAAAGAATGTATTCGATAAAAAACAATTTGTATCGAAAAGATTTAGTAGTAGTGACATTCTTACAAGAACGTCAGTTTTACAgctgaataataataataaaatgccaAAAATCAATTAGCACATTACTTATTTcgatcaattttataaatggcCCTTATAACTTTTGTTCCATATGCTGATACCGATTAGCAGGTACAGTTTTTCGAAACATTTCGTCAAGTATAATTATGTGCTTCTTCGCAATTCAAATGAGAATCGCTCTTTTTGCTTCGATTTACTTTATCACGAATCCAAACTAATTTGCAACAATCTTTGATTAATCGCATTCGCAATGAAACACATGTTTGGACGAAAGCCACGATTCTTACAATGCACAGAAAAATCATATCAAAAATTAGCGTTTCATTTTATCGAGTATAGGAACGACCATATCAAAAGACGGACGTTTCCCTGGATCTTCGTTCATACAAATTCTAATAAGTTTAGCAAGATGCGGTGATATTCCTGGAGGTATACTAACACGTAAATCCTCTAGTGCAATCTACAACAAACAcataaaaaatgaatataatcACTAAATTACCGACTTATGTTAAATGAACGATGTACAAATCTTAACGAACTTTCATGCCACATTCCATCGGCGAAAGATCTGCAAACGGAACTTCTCTTGTCGCAAGTTCCCATAACAGGACGGCAAAACTCCACATATCACTGGCCTCGAGATTTATATCCGCCGGACGTTTACTTAATGCTTCCGGAGACATCCACGCTGGTTCGTAGATTCGACCCACCTCTTGAAATGAAAATTTCGAATCCGCCATGTTCACGCGAGCTGTTAAATCTTCATCAATCTATACGAATATCGAATATATACATTACCGAAATTCTtacatagtaatattatatcattataaagACGAATGAAAATACCATAATATGTTTACTATTAAGGTGAAATCTACATCTATTTTGCCTTTCGAGCCCATGAAGAAATGCCATAGCTCTCGCGACATCGAGGGCAAGTCTAAGTGCACGAGCAGTGTCGACAACGACGCCTGTACCTCCATGTAAAAGCCTATGCAAACTCCCACGTGCCATATATTGCGAAACAGTTGCCAATTGCGGTGGTTGATTGACACAACCAAGTACAGGTAGTACATTGGGATGTGAAAAAATTCTTAATTTTGGAAATTCTTCGTTGAAGTCTCTTGAAATTCGAGCCGTACATTCAcgtatattcaatatttttgcTACAATGTCATTGTTTTGCCAACGCCCACGCCATGTTTCACCACTTGGCGTACTAGCTAAATGAGTATGCAGAGAAAGATCTGCCATGTTTATTCCTTTGTGCCTTGATAGCGTTGCATCACCTAAATGATATAACTAGTCATTAGTAATTAACAGTTACCAATTAGAATTCTTAAATATAACAGAATACGTATAATACAATGTTACTCACGACTTCTAGTTTTCAAACCTAGCCAGCTTTGATCTTTAAACTGAATCTTTTTTAAGTCCTGTCCATATTCTACAGCTAAATCTAAAAAATCAATTTGGCAATACAATAGTTCATATATTACAAATCCATAAACAATATATCATATATCAATAACTCCTTATCAATTATTAAATACCATGTAATCTTTTGGCCAAATGGCCACGTGCTTTATCTAACGGAGTATCACCATCCTTGTTTGCAATTGATACCAAAGCACCAGCAGTTACCAATTCTTCGGCAACTGCTTGATCGCCCCAAAAGCATGCATAATGAAGGGCAGTGTTACCATGCTCATTTGTGACATTGACATCTGCTCGATTCCTAAGTaactataaaaataaattccattaaattcttaaaaataaagaaacacgaTTACTTTTATTTCTGTACTTGACTCTCCAACATCGATTGCTCCTTTATGTTATAAAATTTTCCAATATGCGAGTATATTCCTATCTCATCATTTTAACATACAATCAATTATATTTGGCTTACCAATTGAACTATTTCTTTGTGCCCATGG
This portion of the Bombus affinis isolate iyBomAffi1 chromosome 1, iyBomAffi1.2, whole genome shotgun sequence genome encodes:
- the LOC126914161 gene encoding esterase E4-like — translated: MNCLTILKRLKIKDLMNCLIILFDMIRVQTRVALNTRILNVERIVSFKLARLWLTMSKPIVLVKQGKLEGAVLKSALGLSYIGFKGIPFAAPPIGSLRFKDPQPPASWTGIKDTSKAKKYICPQLQEVPPFDVIGNEDCLYLNVYTNSLNQSKPVMFWIHGGAFILGNSSFYESRPDYLLAKDVVVVSANYRLGAFGFLNLGHRVAPGNLGLKDLIAALEWVKENIANFGGDSNNVTIFGASAGGALVHSLLVSPRAKGLFHKAILHSGTLTCPWASRGAENRPKRGFKLASLLGKDSNDPVEVVEFLRTVPAEDIVKAQASLLSPEKEETSTLAFGLDYDEVAENPVLPKPIKQLIANEADVPVIISYTAQEYIMFLKDKSEKSINSFNRNLYNHLKTLRSLKTIEDAEMEKLFELVKNQYFGGKPISEESISEYSELLTLINFGIPAMMLLEDRVKRTTAPSYFCVFSYIGNEKAPTDLLVTRLCSGASHVDDIAYLLYLPRCKTDNPDPPRVGTKDRITLERMTRMWTNFAKTGDPTSIKDEFVNVDWKPATTKELCHLKIDDELQLLSLPPHLLSSK
- the LOC126915157 gene encoding integrin-linked protein kinase homolog pat-4, whose protein sequence is MEDIFQWCREGNAMQVRVWLDDTEHDMNQGDDHGFSPLHWCCKEGHLKLAELLVSRGARINATNRGDDTPLHLASAHGHKEIVQLLLRNRADVNVTNEHGNTALHYACFWGDQAVAEELVTAGALVSIANKDGDTPLDKARGHLAKRLHDLAVEYGQDLKKIQFKDQSWLGLKTRSRDATLSRHKGINMADLSLHTHLASTPSGETWRGRWQNNDIVAKILNIRECTARISRDFNEEFPKLRIFSHPNVLPVLGCVNQPPQLATVSQYMARGSLHRLLHGGTGVVVDTARALRLALDVARAMAFLHGLERQNRCRFHLNSKHIMIDEDLTARVNMADSKFSFQEVGRIYEPAWMSPEALSKRPADINLEASDMWSFAVLLWELATREVPFADLSPMECGMKIALEDLRVSIPPGISPHLAKLIRICMNEDPGKRPSFDMVVPILDKMKR